The DNA segment CATGAAGCCGGCGACGCTGGTGATGACGAGTGCCCAGGCGGCCGAGCCGCCGTGTGCGGTCTGCTGTGACATCGCTCCCCCAGGAGATGATTTTGTTAGTTATTGATTACTAACTTTCGCGCACAGAGAAGAGGCGGGGGTCACCCCCGGCCCTTCGACTAGTCGCCGAGTCGCGCCGACGGGTCCAGCCCTTCCCAGATCCGGTGGCCGGACGGGAATCCCATGGCGGACAGGCAGTTGATGAGCATGCCGTACGCCATGAAGGTCGTCGTCTCCTTGACGTCGGCACCCAGGGCGAAGTGCGCGGTGTCCCACAGCCGCAGCCAGCCCGCACGCACGGTCGCGCCGAACTCCTGATCGCCCTCCTGCTCGGCGGCCGCCACCGCGAGGTACATCTGCATCTGCATCATGAGCAGCTCGGGCCGCTCCGTGATGGCCTGCATGTAGGCGTGCGCCATGGCGTGCAGAGCCTCTTCGCCCTCCAGCCCCTCGGACGCCTCCGCGAACATGCGGATGGTGTCCTCCACGCAGCGTTCCGCCGCCGCCAGGAAGATGGCCTTCTTCCCCGGGAAGAGCCGGAAGAGATACGGCTGCGAGACGCCGACCCGCCTGGCGATCACCTCGGTCGACGTGCCGTGGTAGCCACCGCGGCCGAACTCGGCACTCGCCACGCGGACGATACTCTCGCGCCTCTCCTCTGCGCTCATCCTGACCATGCCCGTAAGTTAGTGCTCAATCACTAACTATGTCAAGAGGTGGGCTGCGATACCGGGTCCGACATGGCGCAAGGGGCGCCCCTCTCGAAGAACGCCCCTCACGCCCTATGTCGTGCCACGCGATCCGCCCCTCGGTCAGGCGAGTCGTACGACCGCCCGCGACATCCCCAGCACTTTCTGCCCGGCACTGGCCGCCGTGAGGTCGACACGGACCGTGTGGTCGTCGAGCTTGGCCGCGACCTTGCCGCTGACCTCGATGGTGGCGCCCCGGTCGTCGTCGGGGACGACGACCGGCCTGGTGAAGCGGACGCCGTACTCGACGACCGCGCCCGGGTCGCCCACCCAGTCGGTGACCACGCGGATCGCCTCGGCCATGGTGAACATGCCGTGCGCGATGACGTCCGGCAGGCCGACCTCCTTGGCGAACCTCTCGTTCCAGTGGATGGGATTGAAGTCGCCTGAGGCGCCCGCGTACCGGACGAGGGTGGCCCTGGTCACGGGGAACGTCCGCGCGGGCAGTTCGGTGCCGACCTCGACGTCCGCGGAGGAGATCTTCGCCGTCATGATGCCGCTCACGCCCCCTCGTTCTCGCCCGCGCGGGCCACCAGCTTGATCCAGGACGTCACGACGTGCTCGCCGGCCTCGTCGTGCACCTCGCCGCGGATGTCCAGGATGTCGTTGCCCGCCATCGACTTGATCGCCTCGATGGTCGAGGTGACCGTGAGCCGGTCACCGGCGCGCACCGGACGGCGGTAGGCGAACTTCTGGTCGCCGTGCACCACCCGGCTGTAGTCCAGGCCCAGCCGGGGGTCGGCAATGACGCTCCCGGCGGCCTTGAAGGTGACCGCGAACACAAAGGTCGGCGGGGCGATCACATCGGGGTGGCCGAGCGCCTTGGCGGCCTCCGCGTCCGTGTACGCCGGGTTGGTGTCCCCCACCGCTTCGGCAAACTCGCGGATCTTCTCCCGGCCCACTTCATAGGGATCGGTGGGCGGGTAGCTCCGCCCCACGAAGGACTGGTCGAGCGCCATACGTGCGGCACCTCCTGTGTCTCGTGCGGCCGCGGTCGGCCGGCGGGAAGAACGACGCGAGGCCGCCCCCGGCTACGGGGACGGCCTCGCGTACGAGCCTGATTTATCGCGTTTCGCGGTGCGCGGTGTGCGCATTGCAACGCGGGCAGTGCTTCTTCATCTCCAGACGATCCGGGTTGTTACGCCGGTTCTTCTTGGTGATGTAGTTCCGCTCCTTGCACTCCACGCAGGCCAGCGTGATCTTCGGGCGGACGTCGGTGGCAGCCACGTGAGTGCTCCTTGACGAACGGGATAGTTGAGACTGAATGAACGCAGAAAGAGTAGCCGATCGAAGGACCGACCCCACAATCGGCTACTGTATGTAGCGGTGACCGGACTTGAACCGGTGACACAGCGATTATGAGCCGCTTGCTCTACCGACTGAGCTACACCGCTGTGATGCGATCGGATCCCGCTTCGCGACGGGAACCTCACACACCAGAGCCCCAAAACGGAATCGAACCGTTGACCTTCTCCTTACCATGGAGACGCTCTGCCGACTGAGCTATTGGGGCGAGCGAGGAAGACATTACACGCTCCGCCGCCGTTCACCCAAATCCGTTTCGCGGCCCCTGCCCCACCCCGTCAGCCGCTCCCCGAAAGGGTCCCGGACGTCACACCCGACCCCCACGACGCCCCCACCGCACCGCAGCCACACCCCCCTCCGGACCACGGGAGGACCGGCGGAGGACCCCGGCCGCACCCCGCCGGCCCTCACCGGAGCGCCTTGGACCACACCGGAGCGCCTTGGAGCACACCGGTACGACTATTGCTGACTCCTGCGCTCCTCCCGGCGAGAGGTGAGCCGCCGCCCTAAGCTCGACTCACTCTGCGTAATCTTCTCTCTGCGCGATCCTGCGACAACCGTGCGCAGTCAGAGCCTCAGGAGCGCGATGCCCGACAGCCGGCCGCAGCCGCCGCCCTCGTCGCCCCCGCCCTCCCCGGGCCCGGCCGGCCCGGCGCCGCTCCTGCTGTGCGGCGCCCGGCTCACCGACGGCCGAGCCGTGGACGTGCGGCTGGGCGGCGGACGCATCGAGGCGGTCGGCACGGCCGGCAGCCTGACCGTGGACGGCACCCCCACGGGCGGCACCCGGGTCGACCTGACCGGCCACCTGCTCCTCCCGGCCCCCGCCGAACCGCACGCCCACGCCGACACCGCCCTCTCCGCCGAATCCGACGGCCCCGTCTCGTACGACCCCCACGACGTCCGGCGCCGGGCGACGGAGGCCGCGCTGCTCCAGCTCGCGCACGGAGCGACGGCGGTGCGGGCGCACGTGCGGGTGGACGACATGACCGGGCTCGGCGCGCTCACCGCCGTACTGCAGGCGAGGCGTTCGCTGCGCGGGCTGACCGAGCTGGGCACGGTGGCGATGCCGCGCGTACTGACCGGGGTGGCCGGAGCCGACGGGATCGCGATGCTGCGGGACGCGGTGAAGATGGGCGCATCGGTGGTGGGCGGCTGCCCGGACGTCGACCCCGACCCCACGGGGTACGTGGAAGCGGTCCTGGAGGTCGCCGCCGAGCACGGCTGCCCCGTCGACCTGCACACGGACACCGCCGACCCCGCCCGCGTGGCCCGGCTCGCCGCGATGGCGGGCGGGCTGCGGCCGGGAGTGACGCTCAGCCCGTGCGGCGGCCTCGGCCGGCTGCCCGCCGAAGCGGCCTCACGGACCGCGGACCAGCTGGCGGCGGCCGGCGTGACCGTGGTGTGCCTGCCCCAGGGCGGCTGCGGGGGTGTCGACCGCCCGGGCACGGGCACGGCCCCGGTACGGCTGCTGCGCACGGCGGGCGTGCGGGTCTCGGCCGGGAGCGGCGCCCTGCGGGACGTGTCGAACCCGGTCGGCCGCGGCGACCCGCTGGAAGCGGCGTATCTGCTGGCCTCCCGCCACGGACTGTCGCCCGAGGACGCCTACGAGGCGGTGAGCACGTCGGCCCGGGCCGTCCTCGGGCTGCCCGAGGTACGGGTGGAGGCGGGCTTCCCCGCCGAGCTGCTCGCGGTCCGCGGCGACCGGCTGCCGGCTGCACTGTCCCTGGCGTACAGCCGGATCGTGGTGCACCGGGGGCGCGTGGTCGCGCGGACGAGCGCGGTACGGGAGTACTGCGGCGCCTCGACGACGACCACGGAGTCGGCATCGGGCCTGCCCCGACAGGGCCGGGGAGGAGCCCCGTAGCCCCTCTGCCGCCCCCGTTCCTCCTCCTCTCCCTCCTGCCCTTCCCCTTCCGGGCCGTGCCGGGCGGCGGATGCGATCGTCGCGGCGTACGGTCGGAGGCATGCGCATTGTCATCGCTGGTGGTCATGGTCAGATCGCGCTGCGGCTGGAGCGGTTGCTCGCCGCGCGCGGGTACGAAGTGGCGGGCATCATCCGCAAACCCGAACAGGCCGATGAACTGAGGAAATTGGGCGCCGAACCGGTCGTACTCGACCTGGAGTCCGCGTCCGTGGAGGAGGTCGCGGAGCGACTCCGGGGCGCGGACGCCGCGGTGTTCGCCGCGGGCTCCGGGCCGGGGAGCGGCGTGGCGCGCAAGGAGGCGGTGGACAAGGCCTCGGCGGTCCTCTTCGCCGACGCGGCGGTCCGCGCGGGTGTGCGGCGGTTCGTGGTCGTCTCCT comes from the Streptomyces sp. KMM 9044 genome and includes:
- a CDS encoding MaoC family dehydratase → MTAKISSADVEVGTELPARTFPVTRATLVRYAGASGDFNPIHWNERFAKEVGLPDVIAHGMFTMAEAIRVVTDWVGDPGAVVEYGVRFTRPVVVPDDDRGATIEVSGKVAAKLDDHTVRVDLTAASAGQKVLGMSRAVVRLA
- the rpmG gene encoding 50S ribosomal protein L33 — its product is MAATDVRPKITLACVECKERNYITKKNRRNNPDRLEMKKHCPRCNAHTAHRETR
- a CDS encoding amidohydrolase family protein: MPDSRPQPPPSSPPPSPGPAGPAPLLLCGARLTDGRAVDVRLGGGRIEAVGTAGSLTVDGTPTGGTRVDLTGHLLLPAPAEPHAHADTALSAESDGPVSYDPHDVRRRATEAALLQLAHGATAVRAHVRVDDMTGLGALTAVLQARRSLRGLTELGTVAMPRVLTGVAGADGIAMLRDAVKMGASVVGGCPDVDPDPTGYVEAVLEVAAEHGCPVDLHTDTADPARVARLAAMAGGLRPGVTLSPCGGLGRLPAEAASRTADQLAAAGVTVVCLPQGGCGGVDRPGTGTAPVRLLRTAGVRVSAGSGALRDVSNPVGRGDPLEAAYLLASRHGLSPEDAYEAVSTSARAVLGLPEVRVEAGFPAELLAVRGDRLPAALSLAYSRIVVHRGRVVARTSAVREYCGASTTTTESASGLPRQGRGGAP
- a CDS encoding SDR family oxidoreductase, translating into MRIVIAGGHGQIALRLERLLAARGYEVAGIIRKPEQADELRKLGAEPVVLDLESASVEEVAERLRGADAAVFAAGSGPGSGVARKEAVDKASAVLFADAAVRAGVRRFVVVSSMGADPAHEGDEVFDVYQRAKGEADAYVRGLDALAWTILRPGSLTDGAGTGLVRLEARTGPGPISRDDVAAVLAELLKDSSTAGLTLELISGPSPIPAAVKSVAGE
- a CDS encoding MaoC family dehydratase N-terminal domain-containing protein, which codes for MALDQSFVGRSYPPTDPYEVGREKIREFAEAVGDTNPAYTDAEAAKALGHPDVIAPPTFVFAVTFKAAGSVIADPRLGLDYSRVVHGDQKFAYRRPVRAGDRLTVTSTIEAIKSMAGNDILDIRGEVHDEAGEHVVTSWIKLVARAGENEGA
- a CDS encoding TetR/AcrR family transcriptional regulator is translated as MVRMSAEERRESIVRVASAEFGRGGYHGTSTEVIARRVGVSQPYLFRLFPGKKAIFLAAAERCVEDTIRMFAEASEGLEGEEALHAMAHAYMQAITERPELLMMQMQMYLAVAAAEQEGDQEFGATVRAGWLRLWDTAHFALGADVKETTTFMAYGMLINCLSAMGFPSGHRIWEGLDPSARLGD